The genomic interval TCATATCCACATCCTTCCCACATCCCCTATAATCATTGAAGGTACAAAATTAAAGGATTTACAGTAAAAAGAGAGActgggaaaaattttttttaaaagtttctataGCTTTGAAAACATTAAGGTGAATGTGAAAGAAAGTGAGGTAGCTCTAAAAATTTAAGAGCCTGCTGCCTTGTTCACAAAGCCCACCACAATAAAATTGTACCCCTTGATAGTTTCAATCTGCTGAAGTCAGGTTCCAAAGAACAAAGGGATCATGTGGAGAAATAGACCTTCTATTCACCGTAGAAGGTCACTGGGATTGAATAATGAATGAAAGCAGGGTGGAAACTGGCCCACTCACATTCGGTGGTTCTAATGGATCAGAGAGGCCTACAGAGAAGCAAGTTCTCCAAGTATCACTCATTGAGTCCCTACTTAATTGACTGAAATGAGTGGGAATGAAACTTCTACCGTAGGAATTGGGTATTTGCTGATTTTCTTCATTTGGTCtgagagaaatagaaacaaaaacttcCCAATGTAAAAGTTTCCctcctttatttctcttctacTATCTGTGCTTTGCTGTGTGTCTTCCATTGAATCTTGACATTTCCTGCCTGTTTTATTAATTACACCTATTCTTGCCTTTCAGCCAGAAGTAACAAGCATCATATTCTCTTTAATTGGTGGGATGCATGCACAAAGATTGGTGGTCAGTGTAAAAACCAATGTGGTCATGGAGAATTTAGGATTATATACTGTGCAAGACCTACAACGcattgctgtgtaaaggaatgtGATCCCACCCAATAGCTACAGGAGTAAGTGGAGAGATAGAGACAAAAGAAGAAGATCTGTCTTAAATGTCTTTTCAATATGTCATTATTTTAGATCACTTCACTCATGGACTAGTATCTTTGTCTACGGATGGTGTTCATGAATGACAGTGTGCAACATTCACGAACATTGTGCctgctttaaaaagaaaggatgagGATATGGActggagatttgaactcagaaatagatgaagagaggagaaggaaatttCATGATGTTACTTCTGTGTTTTGTAGAATATTGGAACCAGTGCTTTGTTTAGTATGAAAAACATGTTGCAAATTATTGTGATGCATATCAAGTATTCTTAGAATCAGAAATGGGAGAGGGTTAATAAGAGATGCTACCCTAGAAATAATGAACTTTGAAGGATTACACAATCCTTGTAGCTTTCTTATATTGGCTACACTTTTACTCCACTTAGTGACAGAattcttaaaactaaaaataatctaaattaaTATTCAGTATTTTGAGATGACATTGAACTGAAAAATGGAGCAAGATAAACTCCTGAAGCTTTTGGTAAAAAATAATAAGGATATTGATGTATTATGCCACAATAAACATTGGCTTGGCTTGCTTTGCAGGGAGTAGGaaagtatttaagcagaagctacCGACACCTGGTGAGTTTTATTTGCTGCTTCAACATGGACACATATCAGCTTTGCATTCACTTTACAAACCAAATACATCCTCCATACAGTTTCTGGTACACTGGAAAATGCACCCAGGTATTCAAGTTATATATGATGTTGCTAGTATGCATACTGCTGTGTGCTCTGATCTGTGTCAATCTGGAGCTAAAAAAAAGCCCACCTGCACCTTGGGATTTTGATTTGTGATCCAAACTTTCAATTTCAGTGGTCTCACAGTGTACCATTACTACAGTCTGCATACTCATTCTAATATAGATGGAAATATGAAATGAAGCTGCACTAATTTGATTAACACATGCATTCATTACTAATGGAAATGTACTTAGGTGTAGGAATATTTCAACATAAGGTATTGAAATGTTTATCttgtatagctattgatggttttTGAAAGTGattataccaatttacattctcagAAGTAGTATAAGACAGTTCCATTtgatcctcattttcttttcctctggatGTGTAAATTACAAGGGGTTGGAAGTAATTTCCTCTACACTAATAATACTTATAATCTTTTCTACATATTTATTAGCTGTTagatatattctttttaaaaatctatgtttGACTCCCAAGAtcacttttcattgttttcttctactGATTTGTAAACATATTCAGCATTAGTTGATGATAAACAGAATAAGATAAAATTGAGGACTGATAATGTTTAGTAATATTAAAACCTGCATTGAATGCCATATTATAAAGCAGACTACTAAACACTTTCCTCCAAGAtcaagaaccaataaagaatgtaGACTTACCAATACTTCTATACATTATACTATAGGATTTCATCAGTGTTATAGATCAAAAATAAGGACAAGTAgaataaaagatggaaaaagaggaaataaatctgTCATTACTCAAACACTGCATGCTTGTATAtccagaaaacattaaaaaatcaacaaactaattgaattaatattttaattcagcAAGGCCACTAAAAAAtcctaatagaaaaaaatgtacccTAATGGAAAAAATGCGAGAGACAGAAATTGAAGACATAAGTAACTTTTTCATCAACTTGAACTattatattgtaagcattttgaCTTTTCCTTCCTGATCTATAGATTCACAGAAATCATAGTTAAAGCCAATTACTAAAATTGATAAGTTGTCATTGCTTCAATTTTGTAATATCTGTttcctaaaatatattttgaaggaaaaatgcAGTTCATAtagtaagaaaaaattttatagaTATTCAGGTTTCCAGAAGGAatcatttgaaatataaaaatcttacataaataaaagagaaaaaaatctaaataggaCACCTTGAAGAAGAGAATAACTCTTCAGTAAATATAACAATTTGGTTCATTACTAAGTGAAAAAACAAGTCTGTATGCAAAAGCATCACTCATgcattcaaaggcaaaaatagaaaagatggaGCATAACCAATATTGGAGCAACTGGAATCCTTTCATGTTGCTGAATAGAGTATAAATTGTTATACTTCcttcataattttatattcaaAAGAATTATGTGTGTAAGTTCATCAAAAGGCATCACTTCAAATGTTTATAACagcattttctataaaaatttaaacaaaatgatcTTAATTGTCAGTAAGATTGTGAACTACATTGTTCAAGGTACACAATGATAAACAATAGAACATTGAGAATTGAGTGGCAAACAACTGTACACACAATGTGGAGGAATCCAACAAacagaatatttaataaaaaaattcaatccCACAAAAGCCCTcaatagtaaaattattttttaattattattcaaggaaatgcaaatcaaaaccacactaagattccacctcacccctgttagaacagccatcatcaaaaacaccaccaacaacatctGTTgacgaagatgtggggaaaaggaaccctcttaccctgctgatgggaatgcaagctggtgcaaccactatggaaaacaatacggaggctttgtaaaaatctaaacatagatctgccatgtgatccagcaatcccactcctggggatatacctaaaagaatgtgacacaggttactccagaggcacctgcacatgcacatttattgcagcattattcataaaagtATAATTATTATCATGAAATTAAACTAAGTTCTTAAAAGCAGGGTTTTATTTACTCTTGAAGGGAGTACAAGGTAGACTAAAACTCAAGGAATAGTTGGTATATGGCAGTGTTCTCCTTGCTCATCCGGGAGCCAGTTACACAATGGGCTCAAAGTCTGAAAATTACATGAGCACTTTTCTTTACATGTGttatactttaataaataaaaatttaaaagccttTGTATTCATTACCTTTTTTATCTCTAATCCACTTTCTTCCTTATTAAGATAAAGCATATTTTTCCATTCCACTTAGCTGCCTGACTTCTACATAAGTTTAGTCAACTGGAGACAACAGAGGAAAAGTACATGGTAGGTAAGaaaatccagattttttttttcttctctgtctctgtttcaagGCAGTATTTTCTAGAACAGGCTAATTCTTCCCTTGCTTATAGGTCCCTGTTGGATGACCCCAATCTCTATGATCTTGCCTCACTTCAGTGACATCCCAATATAATTCTATGCCCTACTGAATTACCACAGCTTTTAGATCCTAAAAATATgactccttcttttcttcattgtaggTGCACAATACCAAGCAACTACCATCGCCGATCTTAGAACACTTCACTTTTCAACTTCCCCATTGCTAGTTAACAAATTATGTACTTCAAACTCCAAGTTGAATTATTTAAAGTGTTCTTATTTCATGATTGGAAACAGATAAATTGAACTGAAATAACATTAAGCTagataagaatgaaaatttaaaatagatcaagtagtaaaactaaaactcaacaaatgaaattaaaactttaaaattcccATGATCTTAGTGTATATTTATGCACATGtattcatacacacaaaaaagatatCTTTGTGAGATTTAGCCTTTAAGAAAATTATACAGGGAAAGGAGTTTTTCCATATAATCAATTATGTTTTCTCTAGTAAAAATTAATCACTCACATGACATGTACTTGCCTAAGAGAAAAGACTCATTGAAAGTTCGATATGGGAAAACAAGCCTTAGAATATTCTACATCAAAATCCTCATCCTAATCCTACAAATAAAATCCAGAGAATGAAAAGATTAAAGAAACTAGAGCCAAGAATAAACCCAGGGCATTCCTATTCATAATCTAATATGCTTTTGTACACAATGTATTTCTCATGGAATACAGGAGTTCAAGGGGAATATTAAACTCTAATATCCACagttatcaaaaaacaaaatatatatttccaCTTTCTTTAAGCAAAGTAAAACCAAATCATTTTCTGTTATGTGTTGCTTAgtccttaaaataaaataaatgaatcttgAAAGATCTTTACATCACCATGACTGCAATCATGTCTCCTTCACTGCCCCAAAACACATAGTAAATTGTACAAGGAATTCTCAGAATGGAATGGTACACCTATTAATAATCACCCAAATCTGAGTAAGATAGCTTTTATATTTCAATACAGTGTGGATTATTAGTTGAGGATCAtgaatagacaatattaaacTTGGTTAAATTTTTCCAGGATACCTGTAAGAGACCAGAATTCTGTCCTTTGATTTTCACATCAATTTAAACACTAATGATGTGTAACATTCAATCAATAAGTAATATTTAGATTatcattaataaaattatttaactttttagtATCCTGACtgttcttatatattttattgattgattgattgattgattgcagtACTGGcgcttgaactcatgacctacaCCTCGAGCCATTCCACCTATCCTGTTTtctgataggttttttttgagacagggtctcaggaactattagcctggcttcaaaccatgaccctcctttatctctgcctcttgagtaggtaggattacaagcatgagtcaccagtgcctggttatatttttaaatataacatttttgaGGTTTAAATGTCTTGTTAAAAACGAGTTTAAAAATTTTGCAGGAATAACCTTATGGTAGAACACTGCCTAGACaaatgtgtgtgtgactgtgtgtgtgtgggagggtgggtgtgggtgtgggtgtgggtgtatgtgtgtgtggtctggggatcaaacccagggccctgtgcatgttaggcaagtattcCAACACTGAGATTTACCATCAACCCTGGTAAtcactttttttaaagtatgcaaGGGAGGCATCAAACAGGATGGGTAATATCTGATATTGAGTAAGTTTTATGAGGgcagaaaatatatattttatttcctgttcttCATAAGAGACAGTACAGTATATGATAGGTAGTAAATGAAGAGTAAGTATCCCTTGAATGAAGTAGTGTctggacagaaagaagaaaagggcagGACTAAAAAATGCATATTTAGGAATTCCCAATTTATGGACTAAGAAAGCTAAAAAGGTAAGGACTTTCGGAGAAGTGAGGGAAGACATAAACCCTTAGTAGGGATAAGATTGCTTTTGATAGGACTTTCTGAACATCATGGCAAATATTAACAatttcctgaattattttatatgcatgtatgcaaatgacatattgaaacccattattttataaactaatatgtgctaataaaaagatGTCATGTTAGAGCACTATTTGATAAAGTGTGCATAACTGAAGTTCCTTATTTTGAGGGCATTGCAGGGGTATCTGATTTGGAATCCTCTAATAACTAAGTTAGAAGATTAATATTGATACTGAAGAGTTGATGCAAAAGTTTTCAGAGTAGCAGTATGTTCTTCTGTCtcgttttctttttatcttgttttgtctGCATCATTTGAATTTTGTGATCAATGAAGATATATTTTCTTTCCAGTTTACCTAGTCATTAATAGCTGCCCTTATTAACTCTTTCTTAGCTTTTAGATATATTGTCATAATGTCTAATTTAACAAGCCTAGCCATACAGGAACTGGATTGAATATTCTAGCACATCATAATGATAAATTTCATTTGTTCACTTACTGTAATCCATATAAAATTTTGGATGTATTGTTGGGTAACAACCTGAAAATATTGAAATTCCTACTTCACCATATCCTTCAATATCACTATCAAAAATCATTTGTTAAATAGTTAGTCATTCCTGACATTACATGAATGATTAGTCAGAGTATGTTATGATCTTTGATATTCACAGCTGGTGTAGAAAAGTAAATTTATAGTGAAATATCATATAGATATTTAGAACAGTTCTTTGTATTTCAACATGAATGAAATACTTTGACTATGATTATCAACTGGAAGCCCTCAGGCAGAAAAAAATGGCAATCTTTTGTAAAGTTTCTTTCTTCAGCACTCATACTCATTTTTGTAAAGCTACTTCTATTCTCTTTTGCAGAAATGTCTTTGGTAGACATTCTTCAGTCTACTTAAATTCTATACCTAATGTTTATTGCTACTatgtttctttaatgattttaaaaacaaaaatctatctCTATTTTATTGGATGTTACATGACCATACATGGTCATTTTCTCCATTAGGcaagaaaaatcatattttaaaaaatcataatttcttcttttaaaaagttgcaTGCCACCTTCAATGCTCCAATTATACATGCTCCAGTTTTCACCCAAGTGGTACAACTGAAATTCTAGCCAGAGATTCTACCCATCCTTGAACTCTGACTTTTCATCTGTCTATTCACTCACCAAGATCTGTCATCATTGTTTAACTCCTCTGAGCTGCAGTTAAACCAGGCACTAAGATAGACAGAGTCATTTTATTGGAAGGTGTttgacctgaaaaaaataaaagcaaacagctGAGAAAAATTCTGTACATATTTTAATACAAGTGCACAATCCATGAGAAAAATAATCGAGaatctataaaaattaaaacatctgCTATTTGAAGTACACTCACAGGATGAAAAGATAAACCAAAAActaggaaaaatatttcaaaggacTTAGTGTTAAATTTCAACAGCAAAGAggatggagatgtagctcagtgataaacactggcttagcatgtgtgaggcctgagttGGATACCCAGGGCtgtaataaaacaaagcaaacaaagtaTGCAACAAAAAGAATAGAACAACCCAatgaaaatgggcaaaatatatTAACAGATGCTTCACCAGGAAATATTTAAAGATGGTATATACTGAAGTGAAAAGATAGTCAATTTTATGAAAATCaaggtgtggggaggggagaaacagaataaataagattcatgtgtgtgtctgtctgtgggGGGGTGgctgttgtttgttttaatttttaggaatTGGCTTACATGACTAAAGAGACTGAGAAATTCCATAATATACCGTCATCAAGCCTAAGAACCAGGAAAACTAATAGTGTAATTTAGTTCAAATCAATGGCCTGAAAACCCAAGAAGGTGACTGGTGTAAGTTCCAGAACAGGAGAAGATGGGTGTTTCAGCTTAGGAAGAgaaacattctttcttttctctctgagtCTTCAGTGGATTGGATTACTCACCTAGGAAGAGTGGATCTGCTTTAATCACTCTACCAATTTAAATGTCAGTCTTTTCAAGAAACACCCTCATGGACACATGCAAAAATAATCTTAACCAGCCATATGGATATCCTTTAACTGGATTCAACATAAATTTACTATTATAAGCATCATATCTCATTaggaaattgcaaattaaaaacatACCCCAAATCCAAAATATTGACCAAAGTAAATGCTTTGATCATGAGGAGCAACTGTCACTCCTGACTCGTGGAAATGCAAAATTATACATCCATTTTGGAAGACTGGTAAGTTAGCACAAGCTcttaccatataatccagtgatTATGCTATGGTATTCACTACTATGACCTGAAAACTTATGACCAGACAAAAAACCTACGCATGAAGATTTACAGTAATTTCATTCATAAATTCCAAAGcttggaagcaaccaaggtgTCTTTCAGTctgtgaatggatgaataaattgcAGTAAATCCATACCATTAAGCTTTACCATGCActatacatgtacatgtgtgtgcgtgcacacacatacacacagacagacagacagacagatagatagatgtatgTATGA from Castor canadensis chromosome 8, mCasCan1.hap1v2, whole genome shotgun sequence carries:
- the Defb112 gene encoding beta-defensin 112 — encoded protein: MELHLFFSVSFIFGIFLPTARSNKHHILFNWWDACTKIGGQCKNQCGHGEFRIIYCARPTTHCCVKECDPTQ